One part of the Lotus japonicus ecotype B-129 chromosome 2, LjGifu_v1.2 genome encodes these proteins:
- the LOC130740105 gene encoding probable mannitol dehydrogenase gives MASQPEMEHPKKAFGWAARDSSGVLSPFKFSRRETGEKDVTFKVLYCGICHSDLHMIKNEWGSSVYPLVPGHEIAGVVTEVGSKVQKFKVGDRVGVGCMVNSCRSCQSCADNLENYCPKMILTYAAKNVDGTITYGGYSDLMVSDEDFVIRIPDNLPLEAAAPLLCAGITVYSPLKYYGLDKPGLHVGVVGLGGLGHMAVKFAKALGAKVTVISTSPNKKTEAIEKLGADSFVVSREQDQMKAVMGTFDGIIDTVSAVHPLLPLISLLKPHGKLVMVGAPEKPLEVPVFSLLGGRKTIAGSMIGGIKETQEMIDFAAKHDVKPEIEVIPMDYVNTAMERLLKADVKYRFVIDIGNTLKASSSI, from the exons ATGGCGTCACAACCAGAGATGGAACACCCCAAGAAAGCTTTCGGCTGGGCAGCACGGGACTCATCTGGTGTTCTCTCCCCTTTCAAATTCTCCAgaag GGAAACAGGAGAGAAGGATGTGACATTCAAAGTGCTGTATTGTGGAATTTGTCACTCTGATCTTCACATGATCAAGAATGAGTGGGGATCTTCCGTCTACCCACTAGTACCTGG GCATGAGATTGCTGGTGTGGTGACAGAGGTGGGTAGCAAGGTGCAAAAGTTCAAAGTTGGAGACAGAGTTGGTGTGGGATGCATGGTTAACTCCTGCCGCTCATGCCAAAGCTGTGCTGATAATCTTGAGAATTACTGCCCCAAAATGATTCTGACATATGCTGCCAAGAATGTTGATGGCACCATCACATATGGAGGCTATTCTGACTTGATGGTTTCGGATGAAGACTTTGTGATCCGCATTCCGGATAACCTACCACTTGAAGCTGCTGCACCTCTCCTATGTGCTGGGATCACAGTGTATAGCCCTTTGAAATATTATGGACTTGACAAGCCTGGTCTTCATGTGGGTGTGGTTGGTCTTGGTGGGCTAGGCCACATGGCTGTGAAGTTTGCCAAAGCCCTTGGAGCTAAGGTCACTGTGATTAGTACATCTCCTAACAAGAAGACTGAGGCAATTGAAAAGTTAGGAGCTGACTCATTTGTGGTTAGCCGTGAACAAGATCAGATGAAG GCTGTAATGGGAACCTTTGATGGTATCATTGACACTGTTTCAGCTGTCCATCCTCTCTTGCCTCTGATTAGTCTGTTGAAGCCTCATGGCAAACTTGTCATGGTTGGTGCACCAGAGAAGCCTCTGGAGGTGCCAGTGTTCTCTTTACTTGGAG GGAGAAAGACAATTGCTGGCAGTATGATTGGAGGGATTAAGGAGACACAAGAAATGATTGATTTTGCTGCCAAACATGATGTGAAACCTGAGATTGAGGTGATTCCAATGGATTATGTGAACACTGCAATGGAGCGCCTTCTCAAAGCAGATGTGAAATATCGGTTTGTTATTGACATTGGAAACACTCTGAAGGCAAGCTCATCAATATAA
- the LOC130740106 gene encoding probable mannitol dehydrogenase, whose protein sequence is MATQQPEFEHPKKAFGWAARDTSGLLSPFNFSRRETGEKDVAFKVLYCGICHSDLHIVENDFGMSTYPLVPGHEIVGVVTEVGSRVHKFKVGDKVGVGCLIDSCHSCQNCVENLENYCPQLILSQGGAKHKDGTTTYGGYSDSMIADEHFVIGIPDEFPLDAAAPLLCAGITVYSPLKYFGLDKPGLHIGVVGLGGLGHLAVKFAKAFGANVTVISTSPNKQKEALENLGVDSFLISHDQDQLQAAIGTLDGIIDTVSASHSLLPLIGLLKSHGKLIMVGLPDKTLELPLIPLIKGRKIIAGSMIGGIKETQEMMEFAAEHNVKPDIEVIPIDYVNKAMERLHKADVKYRFVIDIGNSLKPSF, encoded by the exons ATGGCGACACAACAACCAGAATTTGAGCATCCTAAGAAGGCATTCGGATGGGCAGCTAGAGACACTTCCGGTCTTCTCTCCCCTTTCAATTTCTCCAGAAG GGAAACAGGGGAGAAGGACGTGGCATTCAAAGTGTTGTATTGTGGGATATGCCACTCGGACCTCCACATCGTGGAGAATGATTTTGGCATGTCCACTTATCCACTAGTTCCAGG GCATGAGATTGTTGGTGTGGTGACAGAGGTGGGAAGCAGAGTTCACAAGTTCAAAGTTGGGGACAAAGTGGGTGTGGGATGCTTGATTGATTCATGCCACTCATGTCAAAACTGTGTTGAAAATCTTGAGAATTATTGCCCACAACTTATTCTTTCTCAAGGTGGTGCCAAACATAAAGACGGTACCACCACATATGGAGGCTACTCTGATTCAATGATTGCCGATGAGCACTTTGTGATTGGCATTCCTGATGAATTCCCTCTTGATGCTGCTGCACCACTCCTCTGTGCTGGAATCACAGTGTATAGCCCTTTGAAATATTTTGGACTTGACAAACCTGGTCTTCATATAGGTGTGGTTGGTCTTGGTGGATTAGGCCATTTGGCTGTCAAGTTTGCCAAAGCTTTTGGGGCTAATGTCACAGTAATCAGTACATCACCTAATAAACAGAAAGAAGCACTTGAGAATTTGGGAGTTGATTCATTTCTGATTAGCCATGACCAAGATCAGCTGCAG GCTGCAATTGGCACTTTGGATGGCATTATTGACACAGTTTCTGCAAGTCATTCTCTGTTACCTCTGATTGGTTTACTGAAATCGCATGGAAAACTTATAATGGTTGGTTTACCAGACAAGACTCTGGAGCTTCCATTGATTCCTTTAATTAAGG GGAGAAAGATAATAGCTGGGAGTATGATTGGAGGAATAAAGGAGACACAAGAAATGATGGAGTTTGCTGCAGAACACAATGTAAAACCTGACATTGAGGTCATACCAATTGATTATGTCAACAAAGCTATGGAGCGCCTCCACAAAGCAGATGTGAAATATCGTTTTGTGATTGACATTGGAAACTCGCTAAAGCCAAGCTTTTAA